Proteins from a genomic interval of Zingiber officinale cultivar Zhangliang chromosome 2A, Zo_v1.1, whole genome shotgun sequence:
- the LOC122042983 gene encoding HMG-Y-related protein A-like: MATPEDDPRTQPLPPYRQMILAAISAAGGHSGASKSSISDHIESTYSDRLPPSHASLLAAYLATMASAGELVVVGHDVYLRPDPEAPPPKRRGRPPKPRHPAPADAAPKRRGRPPKSVDPLAPPKIPRPRGRPPKQDGDPDQPGLAKRPRGRPLKARPPQFTEVGFV, translated from the exons ATGGCGACACCCGAAGACGACCCGCGGACCCAGCCTCTCCCTCCCTACCGTCAG ATGATTTTGGCCGCGATCTCCGCCGCCGGTGGCCACAGCGGCGCCAGCAAGTCCTCGATCTCGGATCACATCGAGTCCACTTACTCCGACCGCCTCCCGCCGTCCCACGCCTCACTGCTCGCCGCTTATCTCGCTACCATGGCCTCCGCCGGCGAGCTGGTCGTCGTCGGCCATGACGTCTACCTCCGCCCCGATCCGGAAGCTCCTCCGCCCAAGCGCCGCGGCCGGCCTCCCAAGCCCCGGCACCCCGCCCCCGCCGATGCCGCTCCCAAGCGTCGTGGCCGCCCGCCCAAGAGCGTCGACCCCCTGGCCCCGCCCAAGATCCCGCGCCCCCGCGGACGCCCCCCGAAGCAAGACGGTGACCCCGATCAGCCTGGCCTGGCGAAGAGACCGAGGGGGCGACCGCTGAAGGCCAGGCCGCCGCAGTTCACCGAAGTGGGGTTCGTGTGA
- the LOC122042981 gene encoding 14-3-3-like protein GF14-C: MSPVECSREDNVYLAKLAEQAERYEEMVEYMEKVVKTINTEELTVEERNLLSVAYKNVIGARRASWRIISSIEQKEEGRGNENHVTLIKEYRSKVEAELGKICDGILKLLDSHLVPSASTAESKVFYLKMKGDYHRYLAEFKTSAERKEAAESTLLAYKSAQDIALADLAPTHPIRLGLALNFSVFYYEILNSPDRACSLAKQAFDEAISELDTLGEESYKDSTLIMQLIRDNLTLWTSDITEDGADEIKEASKKESGEGQ; the protein is encoded by the exons ATGTCTCCTGTGGAATGCTCGCGCGAGGACAATGTATACTTGGCGAAACTGGCAGAGCAGGCAGAGCGGTACGAGGAGATGGTGGAATACATGGAAAAGGTGGTGAAGACAATCAACACGGAGGAGCTTACTGTGGAGGAGCGCAACCTCCTCTCAGTAGCTTATAAGAACGTGATTGGGGCTAGACGTGCATCCTGGCGCATCATCTCTTCAATTGAACAGAAAGAGGAGGGTCGTGGTAACGAGAATCATGTGACACTGATCAAGGAGTACCGCAGCAAGGTGGAGGCTGAGCTCGGCAAGATCTGCGATGGCATCCTGAAGCTGCTTGATTCCCACCTGGTCCCCTCTGCCAGTACTGCTGAATCCAAAGTGTTTTACCTCAAGATGAAGGGTGATTACCACAG GTACCTTGCAGAGTTCAAGACTAGTGCCGAGAGGAAGGAGGCTGCTGAGAGCACTCTGTTAGCTTACAAATCTGCACAG GATATTGCTTTAGCTGATCTTGCTCCAACTCATCCTATAAGGCTTGGGCTGGCACTTAACTTCTCTGTGTTCTACTATGAGATTCTTAATTCGCCAGATCGTGCTTGCAGCCTCGCCAAGCAG GCATTTGACGAGGCTATCTCTGAACTGGATACATTGGGCGAAGAATCGTACAAGGACAGTACCTTGATCATGCAACTTATACGAGACAACTTGACACTGTGGACCTCTGACATTACG GAGGATGGAGCTGATGAGATCAAGGAAGCCTCAAAGAAAGAATCTGGAGAGGGACAGTGA